The proteins below are encoded in one region of Chrysemys picta bellii isolate R12L10 chromosome 4, ASM1138683v2, whole genome shotgun sequence:
- the ISCA2 gene encoding iron-sulfur cluster assembly 2 homolog, mitochondrial isoform X2, translating into MAALGVLLSCLRRLRPGGRCSLSPTLLRLVRTPPCSSQNGAYVPSIWVQWASSSSKPGQPVSDSSEGQIYLTNSCVKRLQEIIEGSEFLRLQVEGGGCSGFQYKFSLDTVINPDDRQGQRIKRVFEQGGARVVVDVDSLAFVKGAMVDFSQELIRNSFQVVSNPQAEQGCSCGTSFSVRL; encoded by the exons ATGGCGGCGCTAGGGGTGTTGCTGAGCTGTCTGAGGAGGTTGCGTCCCGGCGGTCGGTGCAG CCTTTCTCCTACTTTGCTGCGCCTAGTGAGAACACCACCCTGTTCTTCTCAGAATGGAGCCTATGTACCAAGCATCTGGGTGCAGTGGGCATCATCCTCTTCTAAGCCAGGGCAACCAGTATCTGACTCTAGCGAGGGACAGATCTACCTCACCAACAGCTGTGTGAAG aggctgcaggagatTATAGAAGGGTCTGAGTTTCTCAGGCTGCAGGTGGAGGGAGGTGGCTGCTCTGGATTCCAGTACAAGTTTTCCTTGGACACAGTTATCAATCCTGATGACAGGCAAGGACAGAGGATAAAGAG GGTGTTTGAACAAGGTGGTGCTCGTGTTGTTGTGGACGTGGACAGCCTGGCCTTTGTGAAAGGTGCAATGGTGGATTTCAGCCAGGAGCTGATCCGCAACTCATTCCAGGTGGTGAGCAATCCACAGGCCGAGCAGGGCTGCTCATGTGGAACATCCTTCTCTGTCAGACTCTGA
- the ISCA2 gene encoding iron-sulfur cluster assembly 2 homolog, mitochondrial isoform X4 has protein sequence MAALGVLLSCLRRLRPGGRCSLSPTLLRLVRTPPCSSQNGAYVPSIWVQWASSSSKPGQPVSDSSEGQIYLTNSCVKRLQEIIEGSEFLRLQVEGGGCSGFQYKFSLDTVINPDDRVFEQGGARVVVDVDSLAFVKGAMVDFSQELIRNSFQVVSNPQAEQGCSCGTSFSVRL, from the exons ATGGCGGCGCTAGGGGTGTTGCTGAGCTGTCTGAGGAGGTTGCGTCCCGGCGGTCGGTGCAG CCTTTCTCCTACTTTGCTGCGCCTAGTGAGAACACCACCCTGTTCTTCTCAGAATGGAGCCTATGTACCAAGCATCTGGGTGCAGTGGGCATCATCCTCTTCTAAGCCAGGGCAACCAGTATCTGACTCTAGCGAGGGACAGATCTACCTCACCAACAGCTGTGTGAAG aggctgcaggagatTATAGAAGGGTCTGAGTTTCTCAGGCTGCAGGTGGAGGGAGGTGGCTGCTCTGGATTCCAGTACAAGTTTTCCTTGGACACAGTTATCAATCCTGATGACAG GGTGTTTGAACAAGGTGGTGCTCGTGTTGTTGTGGACGTGGACAGCCTGGCCTTTGTGAAAGGTGCAATGGTGGATTTCAGCCAGGAGCTGATCCGCAACTCATTCCAGGTGGTGAGCAATCCACAGGCCGAGCAGGGCTGCTCATGTGGAACATCCTTCTCTGTCAGACTCTGA
- the ISCA2 gene encoding iron-sulfur cluster assembly 2 homolog, mitochondrial isoform X3, whose product MAALGVLLSCLRRLRPGGRCSSLSPTLLRLVRTPPCSSQNGAYVPSIWVQWASSSSKPGQPVSDSSEGQIYLTNSCVKRLQEIIEGSEFLRLQVEGGGCSGFQYKFSLDTVINPDDRVFEQGGARVVVDVDSLAFVKGAMVDFSQELIRNSFQVVSNPQAEQGCSCGTSFSVRL is encoded by the exons ATGGCGGCGCTAGGGGTGTTGCTGAGCTGTCTGAGGAGGTTGCGTCCCGGCGGTCGGTGCAG CAGCCTTTCTCCTACTTTGCTGCGCCTAGTGAGAACACCACCCTGTTCTTCTCAGAATGGAGCCTATGTACCAAGCATCTGGGTGCAGTGGGCATCATCCTCTTCTAAGCCAGGGCAACCAGTATCTGACTCTAGCGAGGGACAGATCTACCTCACCAACAGCTGTGTGAAG aggctgcaggagatTATAGAAGGGTCTGAGTTTCTCAGGCTGCAGGTGGAGGGAGGTGGCTGCTCTGGATTCCAGTACAAGTTTTCCTTGGACACAGTTATCAATCCTGATGACAG GGTGTTTGAACAAGGTGGTGCTCGTGTTGTTGTGGACGTGGACAGCCTGGCCTTTGTGAAAGGTGCAATGGTGGATTTCAGCCAGGAGCTGATCCGCAACTCATTCCAGGTGGTGAGCAATCCACAGGCCGAGCAGGGCTGCTCATGTGGAACATCCTTCTCTGTCAGACTCTGA
- the ISCA2 gene encoding iron-sulfur cluster assembly 2 homolog, mitochondrial isoform X5, with the protein MRRCSWDSLVLGAGPRVGSSSLSPTLLRLVRTPPCSSQNGAYVPSIWVQWASSSSKPGQPVSDSSEGQIYLTNSCVKRLQEIIEGSEFLRLQVEGGGCSGFQYKFSLDTVINPDDRVFEQGGARVVVDVDSLAFVKGAMVDFSQELIRNSFQVVSNPQAEQGCSCGTSFSVRL; encoded by the exons ATGCGCAGGTGCTCCTGGGACTCGCTAGTGCTCGGTGCCGGGCCAAGAGTTGGCAGCAG CAGCCTTTCTCCTACTTTGCTGCGCCTAGTGAGAACACCACCCTGTTCTTCTCAGAATGGAGCCTATGTACCAAGCATCTGGGTGCAGTGGGCATCATCCTCTTCTAAGCCAGGGCAACCAGTATCTGACTCTAGCGAGGGACAGATCTACCTCACCAACAGCTGTGTGAAG aggctgcaggagatTATAGAAGGGTCTGAGTTTCTCAGGCTGCAGGTGGAGGGAGGTGGCTGCTCTGGATTCCAGTACAAGTTTTCCTTGGACACAGTTATCAATCCTGATGACAG GGTGTTTGAACAAGGTGGTGCTCGTGTTGTTGTGGACGTGGACAGCCTGGCCTTTGTGAAAGGTGCAATGGTGGATTTCAGCCAGGAGCTGATCCGCAACTCATTCCAGGTGGTGAGCAATCCACAGGCCGAGCAGGGCTGCTCATGTGGAACATCCTTCTCTGTCAGACTCTGA
- the ISCA2 gene encoding iron-sulfur cluster assembly 2 homolog, mitochondrial isoform X1, with the protein MAALGVLLSCLRRLRPGGRCSSLSPTLLRLVRTPPCSSQNGAYVPSIWVQWASSSSKPGQPVSDSSEGQIYLTNSCVKRLQEIIEGSEFLRLQVEGGGCSGFQYKFSLDTVINPDDRQGQRIKRVFEQGGARVVVDVDSLAFVKGAMVDFSQELIRNSFQVVSNPQAEQGCSCGTSFSVRL; encoded by the exons ATGGCGGCGCTAGGGGTGTTGCTGAGCTGTCTGAGGAGGTTGCGTCCCGGCGGTCGGTGCAG CAGCCTTTCTCCTACTTTGCTGCGCCTAGTGAGAACACCACCCTGTTCTTCTCAGAATGGAGCCTATGTACCAAGCATCTGGGTGCAGTGGGCATCATCCTCTTCTAAGCCAGGGCAACCAGTATCTGACTCTAGCGAGGGACAGATCTACCTCACCAACAGCTGTGTGAAG aggctgcaggagatTATAGAAGGGTCTGAGTTTCTCAGGCTGCAGGTGGAGGGAGGTGGCTGCTCTGGATTCCAGTACAAGTTTTCCTTGGACACAGTTATCAATCCTGATGACAGGCAAGGACAGAGGATAAAGAG GGTGTTTGAACAAGGTGGTGCTCGTGTTGTTGTGGACGTGGACAGCCTGGCCTTTGTGAAAGGTGCAATGGTGGATTTCAGCCAGGAGCTGATCCGCAACTCATTCCAGGTGGTGAGCAATCCACAGGCCGAGCAGGGCTGCTCATGTGGAACATCCTTCTCTGTCAGACTCTGA